The segment CTAATCAAAAATTCCGCGACTTTCAGGATAAATTTAGTCAAACAGAAGATAACAGCCTAGTCGGGTTAATCACAGGGGACACGGTAATTAATGCCAACGCTGCCATTGTGATTATGACCACGGAAATCTTCCGAAATATGCTCTACGAAACCCCCATTGGTCAGGTGGGAACCTCCCTAGAGAACGTAGCCACGGTTATCTTAGATGAATGTCATTATATCAGCGATCGCGGTCGGGGAACGGTTTGGGAAGAGTCGATTATTTACTGTCCCCCCAATATTCAATTAGTCGCCCTTTCTGCCACCATCGGCAACCCCGAACAACTCACCGACTGGATTAACCAAGTTCGCTTAACTGCCCCTGGAGTTGACCCAAAATCCGATGCTGTAAGTCTTTGTGAGTTAATTAATTCCGATTTTCGACCCGTCCCGCTTCGTTTCTTTTTTAGTACCAAAAAAGGACTAGCCCCCCTACTCAATCCCAAACAAACAGCCCTTAACCCTCGGCTTAAATTTAAAGGAAATCCTAACAAAAAACGCCGACTCAAACGGGAAGACTGTCCGAGTTTATTAACAGTCATTAAACAATTAGAAAAACAAGATTTATTGCCCGCTATTTATGTGATTTTTAGCCGTCGCGGCTGCGATCAATCAGTACAACGACTTGAAGGGATCACCCTAGTCAACCCAGAAGAAGCCCATGCCCTACAATACAATTTATTAACCTTTTTCTTAGCGGAAAATCCCCGGTTACAAGAAAGTCTGCTGGAGGCTGTAAAAACCGAAAATCCTCCCTTATATCAACCCCTTTTAGACTTTTTATCCAGTCCTATCCCTGATGCTGATTTATTTGATTATTTAGCCAGAGATCAAGAAACAAAACTTCATTTATTTCAATTATTAGCCACCACTTCCCAATTAGTCAGAAGTGATCAATTAGAACCTCTCACCAGAGGCATTGCCGTCCACCATGCAGGGATTCTTCCCGTTTGGAAAGAATTGGTCGAACAACTCTTTGAAGCCGGATTAGTCAAAGTCGTCTTTGCCACCGCTACCCTATCGGCCGGCATTAATATGCCAGCGCGGACGACGGTTATTTCTGCCTTGTCTAAACGTACCGATACCGGACACGGGATGTTAACGCCCTCGGAGTTCCTACAAATCGCTGGACGCGCTGGAAGACGAGGGATGGATGAAGTGGGTTATGTGGTGACAGTTCAAACCCCCTTTGAAGGAGCCCAAGAAGCTGCTTTCTTAGCAACAGCCGGGTCAGAACCCTTAAAAAGCTGTTTTACCCCTTCCTACGGGATGGTGTTGAATTTATTACAAAAACATACTTTAAATGAGGCAAAACACTTATTAGAGCGCAGTTTTGCCGAATATCTGGCAAAACTGAAGATCGAACCTGAACAACAAGCGATCGCAGCCTTAACCACGGAACTGACCCAACTCGATATGGCTTTAGCAGGACTCTCCGAAAGCGAACTGTTTGGCTATGAGAAACTAAAAGCCCGCCTTAAGGAGGAACAGCGATTGCTGAAACTGCTTGAAGAACAGGCAGAAGAAACCAGAAAACAGCAAATTTTACCCCTATTAGCCAAGCTCAATACAGGAGATCTTTTGTATTTAAAGGGAAAACACCTAAAAGTCGCTACCCCTCAATTAGCGGTTTTGGTGGGGATGGTTCCGGGTTCGGGTCAGGTTCCTGATTTTCTGTGTTTAGGAGAAGATAATCGGTGGTATTTGGTCAAAAGAGCCGATATCGTCGAAATAAATTCGGCTTCGTTGCCGCGTGAGAGTCTTCAGTCCTTAAATTTGCCGGATCTCGAAGCGTGTCGTTTGGGTAAAGGTCCAAAAGGCGATGAAACGTCAAGGCAAATTTGTCAACAAATGGGCGATCGCGCTGTTTCCCTAAAAATTGCCCCTGAAGTCATGGCACAACAGCAGCGTTTAGACGAAATTCAACGAACCCTAGAGCAGCATCCTCTAGAAAACCGCAAAAATCCAGCCCGATTATTGAAATTACACCATCAAAGACTGAGATTGCGCGAACAACTCCATATTAGTCAGGTTCGTTTTCAAAAGCTTCAGTCAAGTCAATCCTATTATTGGGAAGAATTTCTCAATTTAATCGAAATTTTACGGGAATTTGAAGCTTTAGAGGGCTATCATCCTACTCCCCTTGGCCAAGCTTGTGCAACGATTCGCGCCGAAAATGAACTCTGGTTAGGATTAGTAATGATGTCGGGTGCTTTGGAA is part of the Rippkaea orientalis PCC 8801 genome and harbors:
- a CDS encoding DEAD/DEAH box helicase, producing MNQPLAQSQLNLATLFPFELDGFQKDAIAALARGKSVVICAPTGSGKTVIGEYAIYHALEQGKRVFYTTPLKALSNQKFRDFQDKFSQTEDNSLVGLITGDTVINANAAIVIMTTEIFRNMLYETPIGQVGTSLENVATVILDECHYISDRGRGTVWEESIIYCPPNIQLVALSATIGNPEQLTDWINQVRLTAPGVDPKSDAVSLCELINSDFRPVPLRFFFSTKKGLAPLLNPKQTALNPRLKFKGNPNKKRRLKREDCPSLLTVIKQLEKQDLLPAIYVIFSRRGCDQSVQRLEGITLVNPEEAHALQYNLLTFFLAENPRLQESLLEAVKTENPPLYQPLLDFLSSPIPDADLFDYLARDQETKLHLFQLLATTSQLVRSDQLEPLTRGIAVHHAGILPVWKELVEQLFEAGLVKVVFATATLSAGINMPARTTVISALSKRTDTGHGMLTPSEFLQIAGRAGRRGMDEVGYVVTVQTPFEGAQEAAFLATAGSEPLKSCFTPSYGMVLNLLQKHTLNEAKHLLERSFAEYLAKLKIEPEQQAIAALTTELTQLDMALAGLSESELFGYEKLKARLKEEQRLLKLLEEQAEETRKQQILPLLAKLNTGDLLYLKGKHLKVATPQLAVLVGMVPGSGQVPDFLCLGEDNRWYLVKRADIVEINSASLPRESLQSLNLPDLEACRLGKGPKGDETSRQICQQMGDRAVSLKIAPEVMAQQQRLDEIQRTLEQHPLENRKNPARLLKLHHQRLRLREQLHISQVRFQKLQSSQSYYWEEFLNLIEILREFEALEGYHPTPLGQACATIRAENELWLGLVMMSGALERLESPQLAAAVSALITESLRPDTWTNYLPSPEIIALFTESHPQGVSLQEIRRLLYQTQSRYHITIPVWLELDLIGMIEQWALGADWQELCENTSLDEGDVVRLLRRTIDLLWQIPQIPAVSDYLKDTAKEAVTRLKRFPL